In one Deltaproteobacteria bacterium genomic region, the following are encoded:
- the radA gene encoding DNA repair protein RadA → MKVRTVFICQSCGHQETKWMGRCSDCGEWGSLVEENVATKSKKTTKPAPTRSGGVTALGDVDVSKTPRTSTGIIELDRVLGGGLVKGALTLVGGDPGIGKSTLLLQAMGNLASQGLKILYLSAEESLQQIKMRADRLGVQSDGLFLLAETHMEYLDNARRELKPDVMVIDSIQTVGVSTVQSAVGSVSQIRAVTQNLMEAAKGEGITTFVVGHVTKEGAIAGPKVMEHMVDTVLYFEGERTGPYRMLRAHKNRFGSAQEIGVFEMEHDGLRPVSNPSELFLSQRADGPGAVVVTSLEGSRPILLEVQALATPSIYGTPRRTTIGFDQQRVAMLCAVLEARAGLALSGFDIYVNVAGGVRVSEPAADLGVLLALASTVSGRAVPSDTVVVGEVGLSGEVRGVSQLGVRLAEVEALGFKRCVVPSRDLDRLKNPPSSIDLTGALTVSQAMECAGLNFTRS, encoded by the coding sequence ATGAAGGTTCGAACGGTATTCATCTGTCAGTCTTGCGGACATCAAGAAACCAAGTGGATGGGACGCTGCTCCGATTGCGGTGAGTGGGGCTCCCTGGTTGAAGAAAATGTCGCGACTAAATCTAAAAAGACAACCAAGCCTGCACCCACGCGCTCCGGAGGGGTCACCGCCCTTGGTGATGTCGACGTCTCAAAGACGCCGCGCACTTCCACCGGCATTATCGAACTCGACCGCGTATTAGGCGGCGGTTTGGTCAAGGGGGCGCTTACCTTGGTGGGCGGAGATCCGGGCATTGGAAAGTCTACGCTCTTGCTGCAAGCGATGGGCAACTTGGCATCTCAAGGCTTGAAGATTCTGTACCTCAGCGCGGAAGAGAGCCTTCAACAAATCAAGATGCGAGCCGACCGTTTGGGTGTGCAAAGCGATGGGCTTTTTCTCCTGGCAGAAACCCATATGGAATATCTCGACAACGCCCGGCGCGAGCTTAAGCCTGATGTGATGGTCATCGACTCCATCCAAACCGTAGGCGTAAGCACGGTGCAAAGTGCTGTCGGTTCGGTTTCACAGATTCGAGCGGTTACCCAAAACTTAATGGAAGCGGCGAAAGGCGAGGGCATCACAACTTTCGTTGTGGGGCATGTGACGAAGGAAGGTGCGATCGCTGGACCTAAAGTGATGGAGCACATGGTTGATACGGTGCTTTATTTCGAAGGCGAACGAACTGGTCCTTACCGAATGCTGCGCGCTCATAAGAACCGCTTTGGTTCGGCGCAAGAGATCGGCGTCTTTGAAATGGAGCACGATGGTCTGCGGCCCGTAAGCAATCCGTCTGAGCTTTTTTTAAGCCAGCGCGCGGATGGTCCCGGTGCGGTGGTGGTAACCTCTTTGGAAGGTTCTCGGCCCATCTTGCTTGAAGTCCAGGCTTTGGCCACTCCATCGATTTATGGAACTCCGAGGCGCACCACCATCGGTTTCGATCAGCAGCGGGTGGCGATGCTTTGTGCGGTTTTAGAAGCGCGTGCGGGCCTAGCTCTGAGCGGCTTTGATATTTACGTCAACGTTGCCGGCGGTGTGCGGGTCAGTGAACCAGCAGCAGACCTTGGTGTTTTACTCGCGTTAGCATCCACGGTCAGTGGCCGGGCGGTACCCTCGGACACCGTTGTGGTGGGTGAGGTTGGTCTTTCGGGTGAAGTACGAGGCGTATCTCAGTTGGGTGTTCGTCTCGCTGAAGTTGAAGCCTTGGGGTTTAAACGCTGCGTTGTCCCATCAAGAGATTTAGACCGTCTTAAAAATCCTCCCTCATCTATAGATCTTACGGGCGCATTGACTGTGTCTCAGGCCATGGAATGTGCGGGCTTAAACTTTACTAGAAGCTGA
- a CDS encoding TIGR02266 family protein, with amino-acid sequence MTGGRERRINERLSLELLVQFRLKTMDDFLTDHASNISTGGMFIRTDSPKPLGAMVYLQFQLEQGETLIEGLGRVVHVNPAGSQAPGMGIEFVNLDDESEETIGKIISSRAAS; translated from the coding sequence ATGACAGGTGGTCGTGAACGCCGAATAAACGAACGGCTCTCTTTGGAGCTCTTGGTTCAGTTTCGTCTCAAGACGATGGACGATTTTCTTACAGATCATGCGTCTAATATTTCCACGGGTGGCATGTTTATCCGCACAGATTCTCCGAAGCCACTGGGCGCCATGGTCTACCTACAGTTTCAATTGGAACAAGGTGAAACTTTGATTGAGGGTCTGGGCCGCGTGGTTCACGTAAACCCTGCTGGAAGTCAGGCACCGGGGATGGGCATTGAGTTTGTAAATCTCGATGACGAATCCGAAGAAACCATTGGTAAAATTATCAGCTCGCGAGCGGCTTCTTAA